The Nitrospira sp. sequence TGAGCCTGACGCCATACCTGGGTGTAGACGTCCAAGGTGACTTCTTCTGCTGCTTCGCGATTGTTGAGAATTTTGACGACCAGCCCAAAAACCTGAGGGCTCGTACGATCGTAAAACGTGGCAAGCGCCGACTGATCACCCTGTGCTGTCAGAGCAATCAGTTGTGCCAACTCTTGGTCTTGAATCTGCTTGGCCGTCTCCGAGGACATGAGCAACATACAGTCTCCCCCATTCATCTCTACGAGGACATGAGGAAGATTGGATTGCTGATTGCGAGGCGTTGTGCACCCTGACGGAGGCCGAACTATAGCACCGCGGGAACACCTCAGCAAGCCGACGATCCTCACGAAAGATCCAAACCACTACACGTCTCGTAGTGCTGAACAGACCGCCGGCAGGTGCCCGATTCGATGTACAGATTGCTCACAACCATTTTGACAGGTGAGGAGAACCGACCTATGGCCATTAAGACCCCATCCTCTCTCATAGTCAGTGTGCTTTTGCTGACCCTCGTGGGTTGTCAGAGCATGGAACAGACTTCCAAATCCATAACGACAGACAAACCGCTTTATGAACGATTGGGCGGTAAGCCCGCCATCACGGCGGTCGTGGAAGATTTCGTTGCGCGAGTTGCCGCTGATACCCGCATCAACGGAAAGTTCGCAAATACCGACATTCCTCGTTTGAAAATGCTGCTCGTCGAACAGATCTGTCAGGCTTCCGGGGGACCCTGCACCTATTCAGGCCGCAGTATGAAAGCCACTCATACCGGGATGGGCGTCAGCAACGCCGACTTCGACGCACTGGTGGGAGATCTGCTCGCAACCCTGAACAAATTCAAAGTCCCGGAGCGAGAGAGGAACGAGCTGCTCGGTGTCCTGGGACCCATGAAAAAAGACATCGTCGAGAAGCCGCAGATGTCCATGCACTGAGTGTCGGAGAAGATGGTCATGACGTTGAGAGGAGAGAAGCTATGAAATCACGAATCTATTCGTCTCTGGGTTTCGTGTTCACTGTCGGGCTGATGTCCGGCTGCAGCGGGAGCGATACCATGCCCATCGTACCTCCAGCCGGACCAGCTGCGGCCGCGGAGGAGCAGCGCGTTTCGCAATCGGATGCACTGACGCCACAAGAGGCGGCGTTGGTCGGCCAAGCCAATTCAGAACCGGTTCCTGCACCACTACCAGACTTGTAGTCACACTCACCCATCCGCGTATTTGCTCAGAAGGAGGAAATCATGCTCGCTCGAATTCGATCACTCACCCTGACAATGCTGGCACTGTGTATGACGACGCCGGTCTTTGCAGCAAGTCATCGCGAAGCTCCGCTGATCTCGAATGACCCAACGGCGGATATCACCGATTTCTATTTCTTTCGTAGCTGGCAGGACCCCGACAAAGCGATCCTGATCATGAATGTGATTCCTAGTCAGGAGCCGGGATCGGGTCCCAATTATTTCAACTTCGCGGACGACGTGCTGTACGAAATCCATGTCGACAACAATAAGAACAACATCGCCGCGAACATCGTCTATCAAGTTCGATTCAAAACGGAAATCCGCCAACCGGGAAACGTCTTCCCATTGTCCTATGTGGCGTTGCCGCCGATCACGGCCCTCACCGGAGGTGGCTCAGAAGGACTACTCCTCCGCCAAAGCTATTCGGTCACTGAACAACGCTACGGCCAACCGCCGCGCGATCTCGGCACTGGTCCGATGTTCGCCGTGCCGTCCAACGTCGGACCACGCACGATGCCGAAATACGAAGAGCTGGCAGCCAAGGGCATTTATCCCTTGAAGAACGGCGGGAGAGTGTTCGCGGGACAGCGGGATGAGACCTTCTACATTGACTTGGGAGGGACGTTCGACACGTTGAATCTCCATATCTCGCCGATTCTTTCCGATGTTCACGATGCCAACGACGCCATCCTCGTTGGAGCACCTGGCTCCGGTACGGCCGATACGTTCAGCGGTTTCAATGTCAACACAATCGCATTGGAAATCCCTATTGGAGAGCTGGTGGGTCCGAACGATAACAAACTGATCGGGGCCTATGCCTCAACCAGCCGTCCCAAGGTGACTGTGCTCAGGAAAGACGGCGACCGTCAGAACAGTGCTCGCTTCGTCCAAGTGGCGCGTATGGGCAATCCCCTCGTCAACGAGTTGATCATCGCGACGAACATGAAAGATAAGTGGAACGCCACAGATGCAGAAGACGAGAATGACTTCGTTTCGTTTTACTGCAACTCAGCGCTGGCCACGGCGCTCAATGCCGTGTTCGGTACCGGCTTCCCGACGATGAATCGTGAAGATCTCGTGAACGCCTTACTTCGGTATGCGCCGGGGCCAGCGGTATGCGGCTCCGGGAAGACCAATGAAGCGCTCGCCGATTTCGTTCGAGTCGACTTGAACGTTCCGCCGACTCCGGCCACGGGTCAGAAACGCCTCGGCCCTCTCGCACATGACCAGAGCGGCAATGCGACACCGGACAGAGCCGGCTGGCCGAACGGCCGAAGGCCGAATGATGACGTCACGGATGTGGCGTTGCGGGTGGTGGCCGGAATCCTCACGAACCCCGCTGTTCCAAACCTCGGGGACGGTGTGAATTTCAACGTCGGTGCAGTCGGAAGCAACAAGACTGCGAACGGTATCGCCACGGCGTTTCCCTTCCTTCCCACGCCCTTCGACGGGCGGGATCGCCGACATATCGACCCAGGAGAGCCTCAGTAGCCATCGCCGAGCGGGTGCCGCACTGCGCGGCACCCGCTCCACAGAAGACCGTGAGCAGATCATCATGCGCATCCCCATCACCTACGAGCGTAACCCAATGACTCGACCCTGGTCTCGCATGACGCTTGTCGCTCTTGGATGGTTCATATTTAGCTATGTCAGCAGCGCGTTTTCAGAACCCTATCGCCCGACGGATGACGCACAGGTCCTCGAGCGGCTCAGTTTTAAAGCGTCAGATCCTGTCGCGCGAGATCTCGAAACCTTGCGCACCGACCTGCGACGCAATCCTCAGCACCTTGAATCCGCTGTGAAACTGGCGACTCGTTACATCGAACAAGGCCGATCGGAAGGCGACCCTCGCTTCCTTGGGCAAGCGCAGGCAGTCCTCACCCCCTGGTGGAATGAGCCGACGCCTCCCCCTGCCACGCTGCTCTTACGCGCGACAATCAGACAGAACACCCATGACTTCGACCGCGCTCTGGCCGATCTTGACCAGGTATTGACCGTACAACCGGCCAATGCCCAGGCGTGGCTTACCAGAGCATCGATCCTCCAGGTACAGGCACGCTACGACGAGGCACGGCAGGCCTGTCAACGGCTCGCACGTTTGACTGTCTCCCATGTGCTGCTCGGATGCCTGGGGGATATCGCCGGACTGACGGGTCAATCAGCGAAGAGCTTGGAATTTCTCCGGGCAGTGATGTGGGATTCAAGCCTCCTCGGTCGCGAGCGAATCTGGATTGCGACGATCCTGGCGGAAATAGCCTCCCGTACCGGAGCGGCACGAGAGGCAGAGCACTATTTCGCCGAAGCCTTCAAGGTGGGGATGAAAGACCAGTACTTGCTGAATGCTTACGCAGATTTCCTGCTGGATCAAGGCCGCCCTCAAAATGTGATTCCTCTTGTCCAACATGAGACGAGAGCTGATGGGTTACTCCTGCGCCTCGCGCTTGCGGAACAGGTGCTTGGGCTTCCCACATTGCGAGGCCATGTCTTCGAGCTGGCAGCCCGCTTCGCCGCCGCTCGGGAACGCGGAACGACCGCACATGTCCGGGAAGAAGCGCGTTTTACATTGGCCTTGCTGCACGATGCCAAGCGAGCGCTGCCGTTGGCCCAAGCCAATTGGACTGTGCAGCGTGAACCGGCGGACGCCAGGATTCTCCTGGAAAGCGCGCTCGCCGACAGGAACCGAACCGCGGCCCAGCGTGTGCTTGATTGGCTGATCACCAACCACGTGGAAGACCATCGACTGCGACAACTCGCGAAGCAGTTTGAGAAAGCGACATTTTGATGCGGATCATCCTCGTTCTTGCGTGGCTGCTTCTGAGCCTTCCGGCTTGGGCGCATAAGCCCAGCGACAGTTATCTCTCACTATCTGTCCAGACTGATCATGTCGAAGGGCAGTGGGACATCGCCCTGCGCGACCTATCCGATGCGATCGGATTGGACGGCGACGGAAACGGTCAACTTACCTGGGGAGAGGTTCGGAACAAGCATGGCGAGATCGGCGCCTACGCGCTTTCTCATCTTGTCCTATCGGCCGACCAACAGTCTTGCAAGACTGAGTTGTTGGAGCAGCTCATCGATCATCATACCGACGGGGCCTATTCAGTCCTGCGTTTCCGTTCCGCTTGCGGCGAACCCATCGAACGGCTTCACGTCGAGTATCGGCTTCTGTTCGATATCGACGCGCAGCATAAAGGACTCTTGCGTCTGACACAGGGCGGACACACCAGCACCGCCATTTTCAGCCGCGACTCACCGATGCGGGAACTCTCCGTCGCTGAGCAGTCACGTTGGACCGAGGGCATTCAGTTCATTCGCGAGGGCATCTGGCACATCTGGCTGGGGTTCGATCATGTCTTGTTCTTGCTTGCCCTCTTGCTTCCCGCGGTGTTGATTCGAGTCGAAGATCGCTGGCAAGCGGCGGCTGACTTTTCATCGGTCTTGTGGAATGTCGTCGGCATCGTCACCGCTTTTACTGTTGCCCATTCCCTCACGCTGAGCCTGGCTGCGCTGGATGTCGTCCACTTATCATCCCGATTGGTGGAATCGACCATCGCCGTCTCGGTTGTGCTCGCAGGACTCGGCAATCTCCACCCGCTGATGACACATCGCCGTTGGATCATTGCATTTGTATTCGGCCTTATTCATGGATTCGGATTCGCCGCGGTCCTCACGGATCTCGGACTGCCCCACCATTCATTATTGCTGAGTCTGGTCAGCTTCAATGTGGGGGTGGAGCTCGGTCAGCTCGTCATCGTCGCTGCGTTCTTACCGCTGGCCTATCCGCTCCGCCGCTCCTGGTCATATCCGAGATTGGTGCTCACCGGCGGATCGTGGGCGGTGATTGCCATCGCGCTCGTCTGGTTCACCGAACGAGTTTTCGATCTCCAGCTGTTTCCCCTTTAGCCGGTTACTAAGACCCGCGGTCGTTATTCACTTCCCCACCTCAGTAGTACTGGCAACTCGATTCTTAATAAATGATGGAGCACCGACTCGCCAATAGACCCGCGCTTTAGGAAAGCTTCCTCATCGCTCTCTTCAAGCCTACTCAACCTCATTCAGGCCAAGCCTATCCAATAGTTAGACGAGATCTCAATTTTGGCTGGGATAGGTCTGAGCGGAGTGGAGTGAGGTGGGCTTGAGCACAAGATGAGCACAATCGGCTGGGGTGAACCCCTTGGATGAGACAGTTTGGAATTACGCGTTGGCCGGGGAGTGTTTGGCTCATCCGTCTTCTTGAGCCCTCCTCTTCCTGTCGAGTGCTATGTGAATACTCCCGGCTACCACATGCTGCACCAAGTTATAAAAGATGATGGGAACCATGACGCGGGGGTAGGCGGCCAGCACGAGCGAGGCCAATACGAGGCCTGTTCCGTTGTTATTCATTCCCAGTCCATACATCAACGCAACGGTTTCTGACTCCTCCAATCCAAACCGACCGCTGAGCCAATACCCGACGGCAAATGCCGTCAGACACAGACCTGTGGTAATGGCAAAGGTGACAGCGAGAAAATCCCAATCGTGTTCTGAAACTGCCTGAGGAAGGGAGACCGAGGCGTTTGAATAGTTCAATAGTAGCAACACCGCTGAATTCACGAGTTTGATGTACGGCATGATCGCCGCTAATGAGACTTCCGACGCGGTCATCCGGATACTGAGACCCAGGAGCGATGGAAGCACCACCCAGAGGCCCAGAAACCCTCCTGAGCCATAGGTAGAGACATTGTGTATGACAGTTTCATATTCCTCGGAGGCCATCTCGCCAAATACATAGAACGCCCACGGCGTGATAATAGGACTGAGCAGCGTTGAAAATAGGATCAACCCGAGACTTAGAGCCAGATTCCCATTCGAATTCTGCGTCCATGTCGACGAAGCGCCCGCAATGGGCATAGCTGCGACTAGCGCCAGGCCTACCAGAATGTGTTGCGCCTCCTCCGGGTTGTGCCACAACTGCAAAACCAGGGTAATGCCAAAGATATAGGCGATCGGAATAAGGACGTTGGCGACCAACCCGGTCATCAAGAGCCATTTGTGATCAAAGAGTGCTTTCAGGTGAGCTGCTTTCAGCCCGAGCCCGGCATTGAACATGAGGATTGCAAGGAGAACCAAGAGAACCGAGATGGGGGTCCCCGTTCCGGAGAATGAAAGGGTGCCAAAAGAGATCTGTCTGATCGCAAGCCCGGGCCTGGGATAGACCGCAGCCAGCGCATAGACACCGAGGAGGAACCAGAGGAGGTGATGATGTACGAGCTGAGACAGGCCAAGAAATGTAAATTTCCGCGCTTCCATCTCCTCATGCCCCTGACATCGAAGTTTCAATGAGGATGCCGATCATGGCAAGAGATATCGAAAAGAAGTTTTTTAGACTCAATTTTCAATCTGCAAGGGTGAATCCAAAAACCTCTGCTATGCCTGTCATCGTGAAAGCACTAAATATTGAGGCTGTGATGGTTTATAGGAGTGGCTCAAGAACAACTGATTTGAGACTATGCCAGATAATCCAAAGGAAGATCGAGCTGAAATAGCTACATAGCAAGTGCAGACTTTTCTCCAGGGTCAAGGGCCGGCGGCTGTTGGCTCGAGCGCGGTGGGAGGCGTCTTGCCGCTCATCGAGCCGGCGACCACCGGAAACGGAAATACATGAACCGCTGTTCGGATTCCCACGGCGTAAGATGTGTCTCTCGCCGAACCTCCTGCAGAGTGAACTCTGACCCCAACTCCATGATGAGGGTTTGCTCATCGTAGCGCATGACAGCGAGGTCACTGCATTGTGGTGGCCCATCCACCGCAAAGGTGGCAACAATAACCGTGCCGCCCGGCTGCAAGGTGCGCCGCAATGCCGCAACGTATCCGCGCCGATCTTCCGGAGCCATCAGAAAATGGAATACTGCCCGGTCGTGCCAGAGGCCAAAGCGATGCGGAGGCGCGAACGTGGTCACGTCAGTTTCAAACCACTCCACATCAGCGGCTCGGGCCCCGAGGCGAGCGCGGGTCTGAGTCAGCACGACTCCGGACACATCGAGCACAGCGAGCTGGGTGTACCCGGCATCAAGTAGGCAGTCAATGAGTATGGATGCCCCACCGCCAACATCGATAACTCCGGCATCCTTGCGCAACCCTGACGCGGTGATGAGCGCCAGTGAAAGCTCAGGGCGGCGCTGATACCAGCTTACATCCTGCGCCCCCTTAGTCTGATAAACGTGGTTCCAGTGTTGTTGACGGTTCATGTGCGTGCCAAAAGCGTTACTGTTTGAATCCTAAGAGACTGATCGATAGTCACAGAGAAATCAAGATGAAGGGTTGGGATTACCTGGAGGGATTATGGATGCTGCCTCAAGTGGCTCTGTAAGCTTCCTATTCGTAACGATCATTGCTTCACATCGGGCTTTCCGAATAGTTTGCGCAGCTCATCTTTAGCCTCTTGGAGCTGCGCTGTTTGCTTGACGCTCAGGTTTGTCCCGGCTCGGTTGATGTAGAAATTGAGCATGGACATCGCTGATTGGAACGGCGTGCCTTTCCGGCGCGTGCTGCGCAGGGAGGAGCGTTTGAGTGAAGCGGCAATTTCTCGAGGATTCGACTTGGTGAAGACGCCTAGCTCCAAGTCCAAAGCATCGCTGCGCTTCATGACATCAGCCGACCACTTGCGGGGATTTTTCGGACGCAGCTTCTTGGTTTTCTGAGCCATCAGAATCTCCGTCCGACTCGCGACGGTGCAGCAGAACTTGCGAACAGCACATCGGCTAACTGCCACGATATCCCCTGAGAGCCCGCAAGGGTACGGACGAATTCCCTAGCTGAGTTCCCGTTGTACCGATTTCTTGATGACAGAGACAAGCAGGACGATTACTCGCCCTGTATGGGAATGTACATGACGTTCCCTTGTCGATTCACGAGCAGGAGGGCGAGATCGGTAGGTTTCAGTGGATCGGCAAGACGCTGAAAGATCGCGAAGTTGTTGACAGGTTGCCGGTTGAGCTCCAACACGACATCGCCGGGTTGCAGTCCCGAGGTTTCGGCCAAGCTGCCCTCCTCGATGTCCGTCACAACCACCCCGCTATTCACCGGTAAATCCATCTGTCGTGCCAGAGGAGGAGTCACGTCATCGAAGACCACTCCGGAGAGCGGATGGACCGTCGACACGGCGGCTGAGGCAGCCTGGCTTTTCTTTGCGCGTTCACGCGGCGCTTCCTGAATGACCAAATCGGCCTGATATTGCTTCCCGTCACGAATGAGATCCAAGCGATGCTTGCTGCCGATGGGTGATTGAGCCACCAGGTTCCGCAGCTGGCCGCTATCCATAATGTCTCGCCCATCGAAGCGCACCACCACATCGCCTCGTTTCAGACCGGCTCGCTCGGCAGAGCCCTTGGAGTGCACATCGGTCACAATCGCGCCCTTGACATCCGGAAGGCGAAACAGTTTCCCAAGCGACGGGCTGACGTCTTGCGTCGAAGCTCCCAGAAATCCACGCACCACACGGCCCGTCTTGATGAGGCTCTGCATGGCGGCACGAGCCATGTTACTGGGTATCGCGAACCCGACCCCCACGCTTCCACCGGTCGGACTCGCGATCGCCGTATTGATGCCGATCAGTTCGCCGTGGATGTTGACCAAGGCTCCGCCGGAATTCCCAGGGTTGATCGGCGCATCTGTTTGGATGAAATCTTCGAAGTCCGCCACTCCCACATCCGCGCGGCCGACCGCGCTCACGATGCCGAAGGTGACGGTACGGCTCAACCCCAGCGGGTTCCCGATGGCGAGCACGAAGTCGCCGACAGCGAGATGACTCGAGTCTCCCCACACCGCCGATGGAAGATTCGAGGCTTGAATCTTGACGACCGCGACGTCGGTCTTTGGATCGGTCGCGACGACTTTTCCTTTATATTGACGCCGATCCGCCAGAATTACTTCCACATCGACGGCATCGGCCACCACATGGTTGTTCGTCACGATGTACCCATCCGGCGAGACGATCACCCCGGAGCCTTGCCCATACTGACGGCGTGTCGGAGGCTCTTTGAACAGCCCGAACGGCAACGCTTCGTCACTGAAGGCTTGGTCGCGCACCATGACGGTCGACGCGATGCTCACCACCGCCGGAATAACCTTACTGGCCGTGCCTTTGACTTGGCTCTGTAAGTCATGTCCGTTCGCCGCAGGAATCTGTTGGGTGGCGGCAAGGCCCAAACCCGGAACCACCAGACTGACCAGAAATCCCCAGACGGCAAGCGGCATCACAAACCCACTGTTTCTCACCAAAGTGCCTCTCTTGTTCGGGCGTGTGTTCTGAGCTTTTGGAGATGCCCTGCGCCAGCCTATCATGCAGACCATGCCCGCGCATTCATATTCGATATGACATCTTGCAGATGAATGCCTTCTCGCCGACGCATGGTATGCCACCCCACTGACAAGATAGTACCCAGCGTCAGGCAGCCTGTAAATACTGCGCGAGTCTTTGCGCTAACAGCAGCCGTTTCGACATTGCCAGGTGTCACTTGGGCGGTTGTGTTACGATGATTACAGTCTCTGGTTCTCTTTAGAATTGGCTGTTACCCAAGAGGCACACAATGACACGTCTCGCCGCGAACTTCATGACCCTCACTCTGCTGATAGCAGCGTCAGGAATTCTTGTCTCACCTGGGCATACCGAAGAAGGCAAATTCGGAACCCCGAAGGGGGATGAAGGCACCAGGATTTTCAAAGCCATGGAGCACCCTCATTATACGGGGGAGTTTCGCATCAAAGGCGATCGGGCGACCCTCATCGGAAGCATGAACGATACTGCGCCGTGGGACCATCTCGATTATGCAGGCAAGCATCTGAATCCTGTGAAAGGGACGATCGAGATCGAGGTAAACGAACACACCAACACAGGTCGGGTGGTGGCCGAATTCGTCGAAGGCAGTGATCGATATCGCATCGTCTTTGATCGATTTGCCGCGAGAGCACCATTTCAGGATGGAGGCATTGCTACCCGAATCTACGAACATGGGGATTCGAACCATGGCGATCCGTTATACCCGAAAACCTGGTTGTACTTGGGAGGATGGGGCACGGGGACGATGTATAAGAACGATCAAGTGCTCTACCAGGACTATGACGCGCACTTCATGGTGATGGAACGCTCTCGCGATCCCAAGACCCATGAAGTCCGATACCCGATCAAGCGGGCCTTACCCGGCGGCGAAACCGATCCTGCTGGGATGGAGATCGACCTCTGGGTGCGGTCTAAAGAGCAAAACACGAATAATTTTCCTCCCTTCGAGACCTTTGTCCATCTCTGCTGGGAAGAAGTGACTTGGCGATAAGCCGTGAGCATATCTCTCCAACGCCTTCTCTTGCTTTCCATCCTGATGATAGCCGTCCCGGCGATTGGGTCGCCGCCTGATGACCCAACGCGTCTGTGGACATTTGACAACGATCCACCGCAAGCACTTCCCACTGAGTTTCAGGTAGGTACCTTGTTTGATGGAAGACCCGCCGGTGAGTGGAAGGTCCTTGAAACTGATCGCGCTCCAAGTCCCTCTCACGTCCTGGCTCAACTTATGGGAAAGGGCGCAGAGCACGCGTATAAAACGGTGCTCCTCAATGGGATCGCGGCATCCGACATCGACCTGGCAGTCTCGTTCTTGCCGATTTCCGGCAAAGCCGATATGGGAGGCGGACTGATCTGGCGGGCCACCGATGATCGCAACTACTACCTGACGAGAGCGAATCCACTAGAGCAAAATATTCGCGTCTATCGGGTCGTCAAGGGTGTCAGGCATGTGCTCAGGAACTTCGATCAGATCATTGACATCCGACAGTGGCATTCGCTTCGCGTCGTCACGAAAGGATGCCAGGTCCAAGTGTTCTTCGATGAGAAGCCGGTCTTTGATCTGTGTGATCAGACGTTCACCTCCGGCCATATCGGACTCTGGACGAAATCCGATGCCATCACCTATTTCGACGATCTTAAACTCCAGATTGTGCGCTGAGCATGCCCATGTGGGTAACGGCCAGGAGAGATCGCTTTTAGACAGTCGTACGAGGGGCATACATGATGACGGCCATGCCCACAAAACACACGATGCCTCCAATAATGTCGAATCGGTCCGGACGAGCGCCGTCGACGGCCCAACCCCAGAGTAAGGACAACAAGATAAACATTCCACCGTATGCCGCGTAGACTCGTCCGAAGTGTGCCGGCTGTAAGGTTGGAATCACGCCATATAGAATCAGAATGGCAGCGCCCGCCGCGCCGTAGATCCAATGCTTGCCCTCTCTCATCGCGAGCCAGACCAAGTATCCGCCGCCGATCTCACACAAGCCAGCGAGCACAAACAGTCCTAACGAACTAAAAACGGACATTCTTGCATCCTTTCCGAGTGGCCTGACACTCACGATGGCTTTTATTGCAGGACCATTCAGGCACGTGACGACCGGCCCTCCTTAAAGGCCACCAGCGCGATTGCACAAACACCAAACGTCGCCCCCACATAGAATGTGAACGGCGCGCCGAATTGTTCCCACATGATGCCCGCGAGCGCGCTTGCGGCGAGCAGAGCCACCCCGCAGGCCAGATTGAAGAAGCCGTATGCGGTCCCGCGTAGATCCGCGGGTGAGGCACCGGCAATCATAGCGGCGAGCAACCCTTGCGTCATCCCCATATGTACACCCCACAAGACAACGCCCACCAGCACCACACCCCAGTGATTGTTGACGGCTAATACCACATCGGCGGCTATCAGAACGATCAGGCCTAATACCAGCAGCTTCGTATGGCTCATCGTATCGGAGAGCTTGCCAAACGGATACGCCGATAATGCATAGATCAGATTCATTGCGACCATGATCAAAGGAACGAGAGCGATGGGCATTCCCCCTTGCTGGGCGCGGAGGACAAGAAAGGCCTCACTGAAGCG is a genomic window containing:
- a CDS encoding HupE/UreJ family protein, whose protein sequence is MRIILVLAWLLLSLPAWAHKPSDSYLSLSVQTDHVEGQWDIALRDLSDAIGLDGDGNGQLTWGEVRNKHGEIGAYALSHLVLSADQQSCKTELLEQLIDHHTDGAYSVLRFRSACGEPIERLHVEYRLLFDIDAQHKGLLRLTQGGHTSTAIFSRDSPMRELSVAEQSRWTEGIQFIREGIWHIWLGFDHVLFLLALLLPAVLIRVEDRWQAAADFSSVLWNVVGIVTAFTVAHSLTLSLAALDVVHLSSRLVESTIAVSVVLAGLGNLHPLMTHRRWIIAFVFGLIHGFGFAAVLTDLGLPHHSLLLSLVSFNVGVELGQLVIVAAFLPLAYPLRRSWSYPRLVLTGGSWAVIAIALVWFTERVFDLQLFPL
- a CDS encoding bile acid:sodium symporter codes for the protein MEARKFTFLGLSQLVHHHLLWFLLGVYALAAVYPRPGLAIRQISFGTLSFSGTGTPISVLLVLLAILMFNAGLGLKAAHLKALFDHKWLLMTGLVANVLIPIAYIFGITLVLQLWHNPEEAQHILVGLALVAAMPIAGASSTWTQNSNGNLALSLGLILFSTLLSPIITPWAFYVFGEMASEEYETVIHNVSTYGSGGFLGLWVVLPSLLGLSIRMTASEVSLAAIMPYIKLVNSAVLLLLNYSNASVSLPQAVSEHDWDFLAVTFAITTGLCLTAFAVGYWLSGRFGLEESETVALMYGLGMNNNGTGLVLASLVLAAYPRVMVPIIFYNLVQHVVAGSIHIALDRKRRAQEDG
- a CDS encoding YnfA family protein; translation: MSVFSSLGLFVLAGLCEIGGGYLVWLAMREGKHWIYGAAGAAILILYGVIPTLQPAHFGRVYAAYGGMFILLSLLWGWAVDGARPDRFDIIGGIVCFVGMAVIMYAPRTTV
- a CDS encoding DUF3175 domain-containing protein, with the protein product MAQKTKKLRPKNPRKWSADVMKRSDALDLELGVFTKSNPREIAASLKRSSLRSTRRKGTPFQSAMSMLNFYINRAGTNLSVKQTAQLQEAKDELRKLFGKPDVKQ
- a CDS encoding group 1 truncated hemoglobin; translated protein: MAIKTPSSLIVSVLLLTLVGCQSMEQTSKSITTDKPLYERLGGKPAITAVVEDFVARVAADTRINGKFANTDIPRLKMLLVEQICQASGGPCTYSGRSMKATHTGMGVSNADFDALVGDLLATLNKFKVPERERNELLGVLGPMKKDIVEKPQMSMH
- a CDS encoding class I SAM-dependent methyltransferase — protein: MNRQQHWNHVYQTKGAQDVSWYQRRPELSLALITASGLRKDAGVIDVGGGASILIDCLLDAGYTQLAVLDVSGVVLTQTRARLGARAADVEWFETDVTTFAPPHRFGLWHDRAVFHFLMAPEDRRGYVAALRRTLQPGGTVIVATFAVDGPPQCSDLAVMRYDEQTLIMELGSEFTLQEVRRETHLTPWESEQRFMYFRFRWSPAR
- a CDS encoding DUF4331 domain-containing protein, encoding MLARIRSLTLTMLALCMTTPVFAASHREAPLISNDPTADITDFYFFRSWQDPDKAILIMNVIPSQEPGSGPNYFNFADDVLYEIHVDNNKNNIAANIVYQVRFKTEIRQPGNVFPLSYVALPPITALTGGGSEGLLLRQSYSVTEQRYGQPPRDLGTGPMFAVPSNVGPRTMPKYEELAAKGIYPLKNGGRVFAGQRDETFYIDLGGTFDTLNLHISPILSDVHDANDAILVGAPGSGTADTFSGFNVNTIALEIPIGELVGPNDNKLIGAYASTSRPKVTVLRKDGDRQNSARFVQVARMGNPLVNELIIATNMKDKWNATDAEDENDFVSFYCNSALATALNAVFGTGFPTMNREDLVNALLRYAPGPAVCGSGKTNEALADFVRVDLNVPPTPATGQKRLGPLAHDQSGNATPDRAGWPNGRRPNDDVTDVALRVVAGILTNPAVPNLGDGVNFNVGAVGSNKTANGIATAFPFLPTPFDGRDRRHIDPGEPQ
- a CDS encoding Do family serine endopeptidase — protein: MRNSGFVMPLAVWGFLVSLVVPGLGLAATQQIPAANGHDLQSQVKGTASKVIPAVVSIASTVMVRDQAFSDEALPFGLFKEPPTRRQYGQGSGVIVSPDGYIVTNNHVVADAVDVEVILADRRQYKGKVVATDPKTDVAVVKIQASNLPSAVWGDSSHLAVGDFVLAIGNPLGLSRTVTFGIVSAVGRADVGVADFEDFIQTDAPINPGNSGGALVNIHGELIGINTAIASPTGGSVGVGFAIPSNMARAAMQSLIKTGRVVRGFLGASTQDVSPSLGKLFRLPDVKGAIVTDVHSKGSAERAGLKRGDVVVRFDGRDIMDSGQLRNLVAQSPIGSKHRLDLIRDGKQYQADLVIQEAPRERAKKSQAASAAVSTVHPLSGVVFDDVTPPLARQMDLPVNSGVVVTDIEEGSLAETSGLQPGDVVLELNRQPVNNFAIFQRLADPLKPTDLALLLVNRQGNVMYIPIQGE